The Denticeps clupeoides chromosome 5, fDenClu1.1, whole genome shotgun sequence genome includes a region encoding these proteins:
- the LOC114790536 gene encoding NGFI-A-binding protein 1-like isoform X2 gives MASSLLRSLGELQLYRILQRANLLCYYDAFIQQGGDDVQQLCEAGEEEFLEIMALVGMASKPLHVRRLQKALRDWVTNPALFNQPLATLPVCSIPIYKLPEGSASPCSTPRELHTLKVPKVSCLEVAKSDLSREGTPSGSPLLSGSEGGRFWAGLHPNDSEHSLSPCEVNSPCSPRDGLEALDAIALQAVTECVERIAKALPKSNVDEVREQVKGNKKLAKTIGHIFEMSEEDPQREEEIRKYSAIYGRFDSKRRDGKHLTLHELTVNEAAAQLCMKDVSLLTRRDELFSLARQVSREVTYKYTYRTCKSRCGDRDEQSPKRIKTEEALQAISMRQETLKEQLACALSKGESMVGRNLQMQLEHLLAKQMEILRDAAAQDRLQALDWKIPAEALKHLDNRHRANGVSPDNSREQAERPLNLRVASQAEGEIRLGKQLANELKRHHNQASEESRIQNSENGSSHRNRLLLEKSAIKSEPEDSR, from the exons ATGGCGTCATCTTTGTTGAGGAGCCTCGGGGAGCTCCAGCTCTACCGCATCCTGCAGAGGGCCAACCTGCTGTGCTACTACGACGCCTTTATCCAGCAGGGCGGGGATGACGTCCAGCAGCTGTGCGAGGCGGGCGAGGAGGAGTTCCTGGAGATCATGGCGCTAGTGGGCATGGCCAGCAAGCCCCTGCATGTGCGCCGGCTACAGAAGGCCCTACGTGACTGGGTCACCAACCCAGCCCTCTTCAACCAGCCCCTGGCCACACTGCCGGTCTGCAGCATCCCCATTTACAAGCTGCCGGAGGGCTCGGCCAGCCCCTGCAGCACTCCCCGAGAGCTGCACACCCTTAAAGTCCCCAAGGTGTCCTGTCTGGAGGTGGCTAAGTCAGATTTGAGCAGGGAAGGGACCCCGAGTGGGTCCCCCTTGCTGAGCGGCAGCGAAGGCGGTCGTTTCTGGGCTGGCCTTCACCCCAACGACAGCGAGCACAGCCTGTCACCCTGTGAGGTGAACTCGCCGTGTTCTCCACGAGACGGCCTGGAAGCCCTGGACGCCATCGCTCTACAGGCAGTGACGGAGTGCGTGGAGAGGATAGCCAAGGCCCTGCCCAAGAGCAACGTGGACGAGGTCCGGGAGCAGGTCAAGGGGAACAAGAAGCTGGCCAAGACGATCGGACACATCTTCGAGATGAGTGAGGAAGACCCGCAAAGGGAAGAGGAGATTCGCAAGTACAGCGCCATCTATGGCCGTTTTGATTCCAAGAGAAGAGATGGCAAGCATCTAACCCTGCACGAG CTGACCGTGAATGAAGCGGCCGCTCAGCTGTGCATGAAGGACGTCTCCTTACTGACCCGCAGGGACGAGCTGTTCAGCTTGGCCCGCCAGGTCTCCCGAGAGGTCACCTACAAGTACACCTACAGGACCTGCAA gtCCCGTTGCGGAGACAGGGACGAGCAGTCACCCAAAAGGATCAAAACTGAG GAGGCTCTCCAGGCTATCTCTATGCGGCAGGAGACGCTGAAGGAGCAGCTGGCATGCGCCTTGTCTAAAGGAGAGTCCATGGTTGGGCGAAACCTACAG ATGCAGCTGGAACATCTGTTAGCCAAGCAGATGGAGATCCTTCGTGATGCTGCAGCCCAGGACAGACTCCAGGCGCTTGATTGGAAGATTCCGGCAGAAGCTCTGAAACACCTTGACAACAGACACCGTGCCAACGGCGTCTCCCCTGACAACAGCCGGGAGCAAG CCGAGAGGCCTTTGAATCTCCGTGTGGCCAGCCAAGCCGAAGGTGAAATCCGACTTGGAAAACAGCTGGCCAATGAGCTTAAGCGGCACCATAACCAGGCGTCAGAAGAGTCAAGGATCCAGAATTCAG AAAATGGAAGTTCTCATAGAAACCGTCTTCTTCTTGAGAAGAGCGCCATCAAATCAGAGCCAGAAGATTCCAGATAG
- the LOC114790536 gene encoding NGFI-A-binding protein 1-like isoform X1 — translation MASSLLRSLGELQLYRILQRANLLCYYDAFIQQGGDDVQQLCEAGEEEFLEIMALVGMASKPLHVRRLQKALRDWVTNPALFNQPLATLPVCSIPIYKLPEGSASPCSTPRELHTLKVPKVSCLEVAKSDLSREGTPSGSPLLSGSEGGRFWAGLHPNDSEHSLSPCEVNSPCSPRDGLEALDAIALQAVTECVERIAKALPKSNVDEVREQVKGNKKLAKTIGHIFEMSEEDPQREEEIRKYSAIYGRFDSKRRDGKHLTLHELTVNEAAAQLCMKDVSLLTRRDELFSLARQVSREVTYKYTYRTCKSRCGDRDEQSPKRIKTEDGYFDPQEALQAISMRQETLKEQLACALSKGESMVGRNLQMQLEHLLAKQMEILRDAAAQDRLQALDWKIPAEALKHLDNRHRANGVSPDNSREQAERPLNLRVASQAEGEIRLGKQLANELKRHHNQASEESRIQNSENGSSHRNRLLLEKSAIKSEPEDSR, via the exons ATGGCGTCATCTTTGTTGAGGAGCCTCGGGGAGCTCCAGCTCTACCGCATCCTGCAGAGGGCCAACCTGCTGTGCTACTACGACGCCTTTATCCAGCAGGGCGGGGATGACGTCCAGCAGCTGTGCGAGGCGGGCGAGGAGGAGTTCCTGGAGATCATGGCGCTAGTGGGCATGGCCAGCAAGCCCCTGCATGTGCGCCGGCTACAGAAGGCCCTACGTGACTGGGTCACCAACCCAGCCCTCTTCAACCAGCCCCTGGCCACACTGCCGGTCTGCAGCATCCCCATTTACAAGCTGCCGGAGGGCTCGGCCAGCCCCTGCAGCACTCCCCGAGAGCTGCACACCCTTAAAGTCCCCAAGGTGTCCTGTCTGGAGGTGGCTAAGTCAGATTTGAGCAGGGAAGGGACCCCGAGTGGGTCCCCCTTGCTGAGCGGCAGCGAAGGCGGTCGTTTCTGGGCTGGCCTTCACCCCAACGACAGCGAGCACAGCCTGTCACCCTGTGAGGTGAACTCGCCGTGTTCTCCACGAGACGGCCTGGAAGCCCTGGACGCCATCGCTCTACAGGCAGTGACGGAGTGCGTGGAGAGGATAGCCAAGGCCCTGCCCAAGAGCAACGTGGACGAGGTCCGGGAGCAGGTCAAGGGGAACAAGAAGCTGGCCAAGACGATCGGACACATCTTCGAGATGAGTGAGGAAGACCCGCAAAGGGAAGAGGAGATTCGCAAGTACAGCGCCATCTATGGCCGTTTTGATTCCAAGAGAAGAGATGGCAAGCATCTAACCCTGCACGAG CTGACCGTGAATGAAGCGGCCGCTCAGCTGTGCATGAAGGACGTCTCCTTACTGACCCGCAGGGACGAGCTGTTCAGCTTGGCCCGCCAGGTCTCCCGAGAGGTCACCTACAAGTACACCTACAGGACCTGCAA gtCCCGTTGCGGAGACAGGGACGAGCAGTCACCCAAAAGGATCAAAACTGAG GATGGGTACTTTGACCCACAGGAGGCTCTCCAGGCTATCTCTATGCGGCAGGAGACGCTGAAGGAGCAGCTGGCATGCGCCTTGTCTAAAGGAGAGTCCATGGTTGGGCGAAACCTACAG ATGCAGCTGGAACATCTGTTAGCCAAGCAGATGGAGATCCTTCGTGATGCTGCAGCCCAGGACAGACTCCAGGCGCTTGATTGGAAGATTCCGGCAGAAGCTCTGAAACACCTTGACAACAGACACCGTGCCAACGGCGTCTCCCCTGACAACAGCCGGGAGCAAG CCGAGAGGCCTTTGAATCTCCGTGTGGCCAGCCAAGCCGAAGGTGAAATCCGACTTGGAAAACAGCTGGCCAATGAGCTTAAGCGGCACCATAACCAGGCGTCAGAAGAGTCAAGGATCCAGAATTCAG AAAATGGAAGTTCTCATAGAAACCGTCTTCTTCTTGAGAAGAGCGCCATCAAATCAGAGCCAGAAGATTCCAGATAG